One Jeotgalibaca porci genomic region harbors:
- a CDS encoding GNAT family N-acetyltransferase, translated as MHFQIISKSEIDEVVKLRRYCFEPVHANATDEDMLPWLEQGAIIGGYDGKQLATQLVVFPFVSNVFGVEMKMGGIGWVSTYPEYRSGGHTSQLMRESLAKMRADGQVLSTLAPFSESFYRKFGWDVYFENTEYRIPSDALTLRESESGRVVRFNYTEKGEWFEKVKTFHNEVVRTLNGQIFRDNDWWQRLEDRAPEDHFVVSLDADGLIEGYIRYNTKDETFRIKDFYSINVHSDRVLWGYVRSHSSQVEEVVGTMPAHSSFPVIFKEPNVERKVYFDKMIRIVDVEAFLKLYPFVELEETLHVKVNDSQAEWNDAFFQIGLDGSVEKVLDAPGDKVLEMDIGAFSTLMVGFHGIDWYERNGQAKVAPLLVPVWRKALAAGYPSINENF; from the coding sequence ATGCATTTTCAAATAATTTCGAAGTCAGAGATAGATGAAGTAGTTAAGCTGAGAAGATACTGTTTTGAGCCGGTTCATGCGAACGCGACGGATGAGGATATGTTGCCGTGGCTGGAGCAGGGCGCGATTATAGGTGGTTATGATGGTAAGCAGTTGGCGACGCAGTTAGTTGTGTTTCCTTTTGTCTCGAATGTTTTTGGGGTTGAAATGAAGATGGGCGGCATTGGCTGGGTATCGACGTATCCGGAGTACCGTTCAGGTGGGCATACGTCGCAATTAATGCGCGAGTCTTTGGCGAAAATGCGTGCGGATGGACAGGTATTGTCTACGCTGGCGCCATTTTCTGAATCGTTCTATCGGAAGTTTGGTTGGGACGTTTATTTTGAAAATACGGAGTATCGCATTCCTTCTGATGCATTAACTTTGAGAGAATCGGAATCTGGTCGTGTGGTTCGTTTTAACTACACTGAAAAAGGCGAATGGTTTGAAAAAGTAAAGACATTCCACAATGAGGTGGTGCGGACTCTAAATGGTCAGATTTTCCGTGATAATGACTGGTGGCAACGTCTGGAAGACCGTGCTCCGGAAGATCATTTTGTGGTAAGTTTGGATGCGGATGGCCTGATTGAGGGGTACATACGTTATAACACGAAGGATGAAACGTTCCGAATCAAAGACTTTTATTCGATAAACGTGCATTCGGACCGGGTGTTGTGGGGCTATGTGCGTTCACACAGCTCTCAAGTTGAAGAAGTTGTCGGCACGATGCCGGCACACAGTTCTTTTCCGGTTATTTTTAAGGAACCGAATGTGGAACGGAAAGTTTACTTTGATAAGATGATTCGGATTGTGGATGTGGAAGCTTTCTTGAAGCTGTATCCGTTTGTTGAGCTGGAAGAAACGTTACACGTGAAAGTGAATGATTCGCAGGCGGAGTGGAACGACGCCTTTTTCCAGATTGGTCTGGATGGGTCAGTGGAAAAGGTGCTGGATGCGCCGGGGGATAAGGTTCTGGAAATGGACATCGGAGCGTTTTCGACGCTGATGGTTGGGTTCCACGGGATTGATTGGTATGAGCGCAATGGGCAGGCGAAGGTTGCTCCTTTGCTGGTGCCCGTGTGGCGGAAGGCGTTAGCGGCCGGTTATCCGAGTATAAATGAGAACTTTTAA
- a CDS encoding diacylglycerol/lipid kinase family protein has product MGKVLLVVNPSSGQEAGKRYADSVAEALEKKYSEVVAKYTEKAGDATAFAKEAAQERYEAVFVMGGDGTVNEGVSGLAEEAYRPKFSFIPLGTVNDLGRSLGISMNPEEAISQLDRLVEKKLDVGKINNHYFIDVVAIGTIPEAVQAVEPEQKTKLGSFAYVLEGLKAVRDNKSYLFDMTIDDEKIQEESMAVLIALTNSVGGMETLLPNASYDDGKLHLIVLKGDNLVDKVSLLPKIFSGKAMDDHNVLYRAFEKGHFSVEDGDDLVTNVDGDPGDKLPLDITVLPQHLTVLVPE; this is encoded by the coding sequence ATGGGGAAAGTTTTATTAGTAGTGAATCCTTCCTCGGGTCAGGAAGCGGGAAAACGTTATGCTGACTCTGTGGCCGAGGCGTTAGAGAAAAAATATTCTGAGGTTGTTGCGAAGTATACGGAAAAAGCGGGTGATGCGACGGCGTTTGCGAAGGAAGCGGCGCAAGAGCGTTATGAGGCTGTTTTTGTGATGGGTGGCGACGGAACGGTTAATGAAGGCGTAAGTGGATTAGCCGAAGAAGCGTATCGTCCGAAGTTTAGTTTTATTCCGCTGGGGACAGTGAATGATTTGGGGCGTTCGCTCGGAATCTCGATGAATCCGGAAGAGGCAATCAGTCAGTTGGATCGTTTGGTTGAGAAGAAATTAGATGTTGGCAAGATTAATAATCATTACTTTATCGATGTCGTCGCGATTGGGACGATTCCGGAGGCTGTTCAGGCAGTAGAGCCGGAACAGAAGACAAAACTAGGATCGTTCGCTTATGTTCTGGAAGGGCTGAAAGCTGTTCGGGATAATAAGAGTTATCTGTTCGATATGACGATTGACGATGAAAAGATTCAAGAAGAGTCAATGGCGGTATTAATTGCCTTGACGAATTCGGTCGGGGGCATGGAAACGTTGTTGCCGAATGCTTCTTATGATGATGGGAAGTTGCATCTGATTGTTTTGAAAGGCGATAATCTGGTGGACAAGGTGAGCTTGCTACCGAAGATTTTCTCTGGAAAAGCAATGGATGACCATAATGTGCTGTACCGTGCATTTGAGAAGGGGCATTTTTCTGTTGAAGACGGGGATGACTTGGTAACAAATGTAGACGGTGATCCGGGTGATAAGTTACCACTGGATATTACTGTATTACCGCAGCATTTAACGGTATTGGTACCAGAATAG
- a CDS encoding ABC transporter permease yields the protein MFLAWNEIKHAKLRFTLIIGVMTLISYLVFFLVGLAYGLAMDNRTSVDKWDASGIVLTDESNANINMSMMPRSLADDVDADEVAILGQAPNVVRKEGETGEDAKINVTFFGIEKDQFLMPDLIDGEEFTEDYEVIADISLQEEFGIELGDVLKMAGSELEVEVVGFTEDAKFNVAPVLYTTVNTYQDVRFGQIDESEEGRISAIIARDESFSDIELDNEDLRSYSIKEYIEEIPGYMAQVLTFGLMIGFLIVIAAIVIGIFMYVLTVQKSSLFGVMKAQGISTAYIAKSVVAQTFILAAVGVGIGLILTVGTAFVLPATVPYSTNIIFLAVITGMLILFAVLGAFFSVRAIAKIDPLEAIG from the coding sequence ATGTTTTTAGCTTGGAATGAAATTAAGCACGCAAAACTACGCTTTACATTGATTATCGGGGTTATGACTTTGATTTCGTATTTGGTATTTTTCTTAGTAGGATTAGCGTACGGATTAGCAATGGATAACCGCACGAGTGTTGATAAGTGGGATGCATCGGGAATTGTTTTGACGGATGAATCAAATGCGAATATCAACATGTCCATGATGCCGCGGAGTTTAGCGGACGATGTGGATGCGGATGAGGTAGCGATTTTGGGGCAAGCACCTAACGTTGTCAGAAAAGAAGGCGAAACGGGCGAAGATGCAAAAATTAACGTGACGTTCTTCGGGATTGAGAAGGATCAATTTTTGATGCCGGATTTAATCGATGGTGAGGAATTCACTGAGGATTATGAAGTTATTGCTGATATCAGTTTGCAGGAAGAGTTCGGTATTGAACTGGGCGATGTTTTGAAAATGGCTGGTTCTGAATTGGAAGTTGAAGTTGTTGGATTTACTGAAGACGCGAAATTTAACGTAGCGCCGGTTCTATATACAACGGTAAATACGTACCAAGATGTTCGTTTTGGTCAAATCGATGAATCTGAGGAAGGACGCATCAGTGCAATTATTGCACGTGATGAATCTTTCTCAGATATAGAATTGGATAATGAAGACTTGCGCTCTTATTCAATCAAGGAATATATTGAAGAGATTCCTGGCTATATGGCGCAAGTGTTAACGTTCGGATTGATGATTGGTTTCTTGATCGTGATTGCAGCAATCGTAATCGGAATCTTTATGTATGTACTGACGGTTCAAAAATCGAGCCTGTTCGGCGTTATGAAGGCTCAAGGAATTTCAACTGCCTATATTGCGAAGTCAGTCGTTGCACAGACCTTCATTTTGGCGGCAGTGGGTGTCGGAATCGGCCTTATTTTAACGGTCGGCACAGCCTTTGTATTGCCGGCTACAGTTCCGTATTCAACAAACATTATTTTCTTGGCAGTGATTACGGGAATGTTGATTCTGTTTGCGGTATTGGGTGCTTTCTTCTCAGTACGTGCGATTGCCAAAATAGATCCGCTAGAAGCGATCGGTTAG
- a CDS encoding ABC transporter ATP-binding protein, whose product MKLIDAVDVSKKFDDGGKEIEALKKTNFSVSAGEFVAIIGPSGSGKSTLLTILGGLQTPTTGKVEIQEKEFSEVSDKKRTKLRFEEIGFILQASNLVPFLKVRDQLRLVNKVNGTKFDSEKNKELMDGLGIEELENKYPSDLSGGQRQRVAIARALYHDPAVILADEPTASLDTEKAFEVVEILARETKEKQKATIMVTHDERLISYCDRVYVMKDGVLSEREKEAEKE is encoded by the coding sequence ATGAAATTAATAGATGCAGTAGACGTTTCGAAAAAGTTTGATGATGGTGGTAAAGAAATTGAAGCGCTGAAGAAAACGAACTTCTCCGTTTCAGCTGGCGAATTCGTCGCAATTATTGGGCCGAGTGGTTCGGGTAAGAGTACATTGCTGACGATTTTGGGTGGTTTACAAACGCCGACGACCGGAAAAGTTGAAATTCAAGAGAAGGAATTTAGTGAAGTCAGTGACAAAAAACGTACGAAGTTACGTTTTGAGGAAATTGGTTTTATTTTACAAGCTTCGAACTTGGTGCCTTTCTTGAAAGTACGCGACCAGTTACGTTTGGTTAATAAAGTGAACGGTACGAAATTCGATTCGGAAAAGAATAAAGAATTGATGGATGGACTGGGAATTGAAGAGTTAGAAAATAAATACCCAAGTGATTTGTCAGGTGGTCAAAGACAACGTGTGGCGATTGCGCGTGCGTTGTACCATGACCCGGCTGTTATCTTAGCAGATGAGCCGACTGCCAGCTTAGACACGGAGAAGGCATTCGAAGTTGTGGAAATTCTGGCTCGTGAAACGAAAGAAAAACAAAAAGCTACCATCATGGTAACCCATGACGAGCGTTTGATTTCTTATTGTGACCGCGTTTATGTCATGAAAGATGGCGTACTCAGCGAGAGAGAAAAAGAAGCAGAAAAAGAGTAA
- a CDS encoding VOC family protein translates to MDTDVFTTWHSGMVHPNIWMIYLKHGVSQARCMYIIEPGGNRIELFGDTGYLILDPDYPTVEWEAKDTELAIIWYGGELPSTYFRYGTPAIVDTDEASNIYYNPLENKLKEERAIRNRLEPKFKEAIEEKRPEAEHIK, encoded by the coding sequence GTGGACACGGACGTCTTCACCACTTGGCATTCTGGTATGGTGCACCCCAACATCTGGATGATTTATCTGAAGCATGGTGTATCCCAAGCACGTTGTATGTATATTATAGAGCCAGGTGGAAACCGTATCGAGTTGTTCGGAGATACAGGTTACCTCATCTTGGATCCAGATTACCCAACAGTCGAATGGGAAGCAAAAGATACAGAATTAGCAATTATCTGGTATGGTGGCGAATTGCCAAGTACATACTTCCGTTACGGAACGCCAGCGATTGTAGATACCGATGAGGCTTCAAATATTTACTACAACCCACTTGAAAATAAATTAAAAGAAGAGCGTGCGATTCGCAATCGCCTTGAACCAAAATTCAAGGAAGCAATTGAAGAAAAACGCCCGGAAGCTGAGCATATTAAATAA
- a CDS encoding alpha/beta fold hydrolase → MSRPEVGKSVKTGNFTTNYLEVGEKNGGTPLLFIHGSGPGVSAYANWRLVLPLLEDVAHVYAMDMIGFGFSDKPTGAEVDYGKELWTQQIIDFLDALDIEKVILVGNSFGGSLSFSTALKVPDRVEKIITMGAMGPQGQIPYGLDQVWGYKGTEEHMVELIDLFTYDKKFATKELAHVRYEASMEEGFHEAFSSMFPHPRQPSVDNLSFPDETFKKIEHQTLLVHGREDAVVPVTNSERLIHLLPNAELHIFGGCGHWTQIEKSEEFATLVKNFIKK, encoded by the coding sequence ATGAGTAGACCAGAAGTAGGAAAAAGTGTAAAAACAGGTAACTTTACAACGAACTATCTAGAAGTAGGAGAAAAGAATGGCGGTACACCGTTACTATTCATTCACGGATCAGGCCCAGGTGTTTCAGCGTATGCTAACTGGCGTTTAGTATTGCCACTATTAGAAGATGTGGCACACGTGTATGCAATGGATATGATCGGCTTCGGTTTCTCAGACAAACCGACAGGTGCTGAAGTAGATTATGGTAAAGAACTGTGGACTCAACAGATTATCGATTTCTTGGATGCACTGGATATCGAAAAAGTAATTCTAGTTGGTAACTCGTTCGGTGGTTCGTTATCCTTCTCAACAGCTCTAAAAGTTCCAGACCGTGTTGAAAAGATTATTACAATGGGAGCAATGGGGCCACAAGGACAAATTCCATACGGATTAGACCAAGTTTGGGGTTACAAAGGAACAGAAGAGCATATGGTTGAATTGATCGACTTGTTCACTTACGACAAGAAATTTGCAACGAAAGAATTGGCGCATGTACGTTACGAAGCGTCAATGGAAGAAGGATTCCATGAAGCGTTTAGCTCCATGTTCCCACATCCACGCCAACCATCCGTTGATAACCTTTCGTTCCCGGATGAGACGTTCAAGAAGATTGAACATCAAACATTACTGGTACACGGTCGCGAAGATGCCGTTGTTCCAGTAACAAACTCAGAGCGTTTGATTCACTTGCTGCCAAACGCAGAGCTGCATATTTTCGGCGGCTGCGGACACTGGACGCAAATTGAGAAATCAGAAGAGTTTGCAACGCTGGTTAAGAATTTTATTAAGAAATAA
- a CDS encoding glycoside hydrolase family 3 protein yields MRVDLTAKPYNLSAEDIKWVEQTIAGMTEEEKIGQLFINMGAERTEEYLTGVLNTYHIGGVRYNPGKADEVYEQNKILQENSKIPMLIAANTEMGGNGAATDGTYIGNEIKVAATNDPKYAYELGRVSGVEAAAIGCNWSFAPIVDLLRNWRNPIISTRTWGEDVDQTIELSLEYMRGIQESGIAPAAKHFPGDGIDERDQHLSAAPNHYSTEEWDETFGRVYGSLFEAGLPSIMAGHIALPSYVRKFNPDATLQEANMPATLSKEILTDLLREQMGFNGVVVTDASHMVAMTSVMKRKDMLPQAIAAGSDLFLFFNDPDEDFQWMLEGYKNGVITEERLTEALTRILGMKAMLGLHKKAKTEILPAKEEAMAKIGLPENLAIAEEVADKAITLVKNNENIFPISPETKKRVLLVDVAGTKGGFGAMIGNNEKPSAKMKEILEAEGFEVSIWESAEERISGLPLEERQKELRNVYAQKRPIADLTDNYDLIINLAVVNPNTDQRIQWPASKGTPDIPFYVHEVPTIFVSLQAPFHLADVPQVQTYINAYDAKEITMKALVEKFLGRSEFVGVSPVDAFCGFEDTKF; encoded by the coding sequence ATGAGAGTAGATTTAACAGCAAAGCCTTATAACTTGTCGGCAGAAGACATCAAATGGGTTGAACAGACAATCGCTGGTATGACTGAAGAGGAAAAAATCGGTCAATTATTCATCAATATGGGAGCTGAGCGTACTGAAGAGTATTTAACAGGCGTTCTGAACACGTATCACATCGGAGGGGTTCGTTACAACCCAGGTAAAGCTGATGAAGTTTACGAACAAAACAAGATTCTTCAAGAGAACAGTAAGATTCCAATGCTAATCGCTGCCAACACAGAAATGGGTGGTAACGGTGCTGCAACTGATGGAACTTACATCGGTAACGAAATCAAAGTTGCTGCTACGAATGATCCAAAATACGCTTACGAATTAGGCCGTGTTTCTGGTGTTGAAGCTGCTGCAATCGGATGTAACTGGAGTTTCGCACCAATCGTTGACTTGTTACGTAACTGGCGTAACCCAATCATCTCAACGCGTACGTGGGGTGAAGATGTAGACCAAACAATTGAATTGTCATTGGAATACATGCGTGGAATTCAAGAGAGTGGTATTGCACCAGCTGCAAAACACTTCCCTGGTGACGGAATTGACGAGCGTGACCAACATTTATCAGCTGCTCCTAACCACTATTCAACTGAAGAGTGGGACGAAACATTTGGTCGTGTTTACGGCTCATTGTTTGAAGCAGGTCTACCGTCTATTATGGCTGGACATATTGCACTTCCTTCTTACGTACGTAAATTTAATCCAGACGCAACACTTCAAGAAGCAAACATGCCTGCTACATTAAGCAAAGAAATCTTAACAGATTTGTTGCGTGAGCAAATGGGCTTCAACGGTGTTGTTGTTACTGATGCGAGCCACATGGTTGCGATGACTTCCGTAATGAAACGTAAAGATATGCTTCCACAAGCAATCGCTGCAGGTTCTGACCTGTTCTTATTCTTCAACGATCCAGACGAAGATTTCCAATGGATGCTAGAAGGCTACAAAAACGGTGTGATTACTGAAGAGCGTTTGACTGAAGCATTAACACGTATCTTAGGTATGAAAGCAATGCTTGGTCTACACAAAAAAGCGAAGACTGAAATTTTGCCGGCTAAAGAAGAAGCAATGGCTAAAATTGGTTTGCCAGAAAACTTGGCAATCGCTGAAGAAGTAGCTGACAAAGCAATCACTTTAGTGAAGAACAACGAAAACATTTTCCCAATCTCACCAGAAACGAAGAAACGCGTTCTACTTGTAGACGTTGCTGGAACAAAAGGTGGATTTGGAGCAATGATTGGGAACAACGAAAAACCATCTGCTAAGATGAAAGAAATTCTTGAAGCAGAAGGATTCGAAGTTTCAATTTGGGAATCAGCTGAAGAGCGTATCAGTGGTCTACCACTAGAAGAACGTCAAAAAGAATTGCGTAACGTTTATGCACAAAAACGTCCAATCGCTGATTTGACTGACAACTATGACTTAATCATTAACTTGGCAGTTGTTAACCCGAATACTGATCAACGTATTCAATGGCCAGCTTCGAAAGGTACGCCGGACATTCCGTTCTACGTACACGAAGTACCAACAATTTTTGTATCCTTGCAAGCGCCATTCCATTTGGCTGACGTTCCGCAAGTACAAACATATATCAACGCATACGATGCTAAAGAAATTACAATGAAAGCATTGGTTGAGAAGTTCTTGGGTCGTTCTGAGTTCGTAGGTGTATCTCCAGTAGATGCATTCTGTGGCTTCGAAGACACAAAATTCTAA